GCCGAGCGCGAGAAGCGCTGAACCCTGAGCAAGCGACACGCCCGCTCCGGCGCTGGAGCCGCCGGGAACACGTGGTGCGTCGGGCGATGACCATGGATTGAGGGGTGTTCCCGCATGTGGGTTGGTGCCCAGCCCGCCGAAAGCAAATTCCACGGTGTGTGTTTTGCCGGTGACGATACCCAGTTGCGACAGCACCGCCTTTGCCACTGGGCCTGGCTGTTCAAAAGCGATTGGAAAAGCTGCGTCTGTGCCGCCGAAGACCGGGAGGCCAGGGATTCCGTACAGGTCCTTGACGGACACAGGCAGGCCCATCAACGGACCGAGATCGATGCCATCTGCGATTAGATTGTCCGCCGCGCTCGCTTGCGCGATTGCCCGCTCGCCAGCGAATGTGCGGTAGGCGTTCAGACGCGCTTCCGTCGCCGCGTGTCTCTCCACGGCTGCCTCAACGAGTTCGCGAGAGCTAACGGTCCCATTGCGAAGGTCTTGGGCTAATTGGGAAAGGGACTTGACTGGCACCGGCGCATCCTTGTGGCTCGAATGATCTGCCCGGAGCATAGGCAAAAGTGGCGTGCGCGCTACTGCCACGATCTGCGGCAGCTGAAGGGAGAGGAAGACGATTCCGGCGTGTGGTTTCAAATAAGATTTTGAAAATATTTACTTATCTTAGTTTTTTCGATGATCGGACGATTTAGCAAATTGCCGTTTAGGTAAATGTGTGTTGCGTTATGCGCACTCCCTTCTCGGGAGAAAATTGCCTAATTTGCATACAGCTTTAGCGCTGAACAAAGGGGATTGAACCTTGCCACATGAAACCGAACGCCGCTTGACCGAGATGGGGATCACGTTGCCCAGGAGGCCAAAGCCGATCGGCAACTATCTTCCGGGCGTTGTTGTCGGAAACATCCTCTACACTTCTGGGACGCTTGGCACCCAGCCGGACGAAAACGACAACGATGTTCTGCCTCATGTGGGCAAGGTCGGGTCAGACCTGAGCATTGAGGAAGGATACGCGTCCGCGCGTCTCATGGCGATCAATCACCTTGCAATGATGAAAGCCGTGCTTGGTGATCTGGACCGGGTCAAACGTATCGTGAAGATGATCGGATACATTTCCTGTGCCTCGGGCTTCACGGAGCCGCATTTGGTTCTGAACGGCGCTTCAGATCTGTTCGTCGCGCTTTGGGGCGAGGAAAACGGCAAACATGCACGGGCTGCCCTGACTCAGCATGAGCTTGGCCTCAATGCGCCGGTCGAAGCAGATATCACGATCGAGCTTCACGCCTGAGCGGACCGAATTCGCGCCAGCATCTCGTTGTCAGCTTTCTCGTGACCCGGGAAAGCCATCGACAGGGTCTCGATAAACGCCTGGCTGGCAGGTGACCGCCGCTGATCGCGCCGAACAATGGCGTAGATAAAGCGGTGGTCAAATTCGGAGCAGTCCAGATCGAGTGGTACAAGTGCTCCGGCTTCAACTTCACGAAGAGCTGCCTGGAGCGGCACAAAGACAATTGCATTGCTATGTATCGCGTGACGGATCAGAAAATGCAGCTGATCCGCCACGAGCATAGCGTTCGGCGTCGCCTCGATCCTTCGGTAGGCACGATGGATCAAGTGGTGTATGCCGAAGCTGTCATCTGGCAGAACACATGGCATCGGCGCGATGTCGGTCAGGTCCAACTGCTTGCTTTTCGCGAGTGGATGAGAGGGCGGGGCCAAAGCCAGCAGAGGTTGGCGCCATTGGCCGGCAATCTCGATCGTCGGATGGGTAAAATGGTCGTAGACAAATCCGATCTGACAAAGATGCTGTTCCAGAGCTTCGAGCACTCTCTCTCTGCCCCGGATACGGACCCGGAATTCGACAGCCCGAAATCGCTTGTGAAAGGCTCTTATCTGCTCTGACAAAAAGGGGTCAGATATGCCTTCAACGGTCGCGATGGAGACGCTACCGGATTTTAGTTTCCGAAGGTCCGATATCTCGTCCTTGATTTGATCCATCTGGTCGATGATCGCGGCAAAGTTTTTCGCGATAACGTGCCCGGCATCTGTCAGCCTGACACCATCGGCCCGCCGCTCCACGAGTTGTTCCTCGAATTCGCGCTCAAGCTTCGCAATCTGACGGCTGATGGCTGACGGCGAGACATGCAGGCGGTCTGCGGCAAGTCTAATGGAACCGTGACGGGCGACTTCGAGAAAATATCGACATGCGGTGCGGTTTAACATTGGTACTGCTGCCTGGCTCCAATGATCGTCCGGCTGTTTCGGGAGCGCGCGTGAGCATGCGTGCTCCCTGGAACCGATCGAGGTATCGACGCAGGGAAACTAGTGCATCATGAGCGCTGATTCCATCGCCGCAGTTTAGCGCAAGGCATGTTTTGAGCGTTGGCTTCAAGAGCGCAACGGACCAAAGACAAGGCTTTCATCTCACCCCATTCGTTCGCTTGAGTAGCTTCCAGGGGAGGCCGGAAAGACGACTGTCTTGTTACCATTGAGGAAAACGCGATGATTGGCATGTGCGTGGATGGCGCGCGCCAATACCTGGCTTTCCACGTCGCGTCCGAGCGAGACATAGTCCGCAGCGCTTTGAGCGTGGGTGATGCGGACGATATCCTGTTCGATGATCGGACCCTCATCCAGATCTGCAGTAACATAGTGCGATGTGGCACCAATCAGTTTCACCCCGCGTTCGCGGGCCTGCTTATAGGGGTTCGCGCCCTTGAATGACGGCAGGAAGGAATGGTGGATGTTGATGATCCGGCCACTCATCTTCTGACACATTGCATCGGACAGGATCTGCATGTAGCGAGCAAGAACGACAAGCTCTGCGCCGGTATCCTCTACGACCTTCATGATCGCCGCTTCCGCTTCAGGCTTGTTTTCCTTGGTGACCTTGATGCAATGGAAAGGGATGTCTGCGTTCACCACGACCTTCTGATAATCCATATGGTTGGAAATCACGGCGACGATTTCCACTGGCAAGGCTCCGATCCGCGCCCGGTAGAGCAGATCGTTCAAGCAGTGCCCAAACCGCGAAACCATGACCAAAACCTTCATTTTCCGGTTTTCGTCGTGGAACTCGAATGTCATGCCGAAGTCGCTTGCGATTTCGGCAAAGGCTTGCGAAAGCGCCTCCAGCTCTGAGCCTTGTTCGGACACGAAGCCGATCCGCATGAAGAACTGATCGGTGTCCAGATCGTCGAACTGCGAACTGTCTGTGATGTTGCAGCCGTTGTCGGCCAGAAAAGTCGAAACGGCAGCGACGATGCCGCGGCGGGACGGGCATGTGACGGTAAGGCAATAGCGGGTCATGTCAGTTTCCTGGGCGATTAGGCTCTTCGTTGGCGGTATGGCATGTTGGGCGGTCAGACCTTCACGCGCTCGGATTTGGGGTCGTAGAAGGGCTTCAAGGATGGTGTTGCCGACACGCGTTGGCCGGCAATCTCAATCTCGTAGCTGGAGGCCAGAATGTCCTGCGCTGTCTGACCTTCGCAGGGCACATAGCCCATACCAACGGCCGCGCCAAGCGTGTGTCCGTAGTTGCCTGATGTGAGATAGCCGACAATCGCACCATCACGGATAATCGGCTCGGCGTGATAAAGCAGCGGTTCCGGGTCGCTCAGGAGAAACTGCACCATGCGTTTTTGCAGTCCTTCTTCACGTTTGCGCATGACCGCATCGCGGCCGATATAGGCGACATCGGTCTTCTTGAGGGCGAACCCAAGACCGGCCTCGAGAATGTGGTCCTCGCTCGAGATGTCATGGCCGAAATGGCGAAAGCCCTTTTCGATACGGCAGCTGTCCATCATATGCAGCCCGCAGAGCTTGGCATCCATATCCCGTCCGGCGGCGCAGAGGGTTTCGAAGACATGCACCGCCATGTCAGACGAAACGTAAAGCTCCCAACCAAGTTCGCCGACATAGGTCACCCTGTGAGCGCGTGCGAGACCCATCCCGATTTCGATTTCCTGGAAGGTGCCAAATGGATTGGTCCCGTTCGAAAAATCGTTGGGTGAGACACGCTCCAGCAACGTGCGAGTATTGGGTCCCATCACGCAGATGACCGCCTCAGCTGCGGTCATGTCAGTCAGGGTGACGCGATAGTCGCCGGTGTTGCGACGCATCCACTCCTGGTCCGCCAGGCGGGTGGCTGCCGGGGTCACGACCAGATAGGCGGTTTCCGACAGGCGGGTCACCGTCACATCAGCTTCGATCCCGCCTCGTGTGTTGAGAAACTGGCTGTAGACGATCTTGCCTGTGGGGACGGACAGGTTGCTGGCGGAGATATGGTTCAAATAGGCCTCGGCATCAGGTCCATCGACCCGGATCTTGCCGAAGGAACTCATGTCGTAGATGCCTACGTTCTCTCGGATAGCCTTGTGTTCGCGCTCCGCGTTGCCAAACCAATTCTGCCGCTTCCAGGAATATTGGTACTCGGCGCTCTGCCCTTCATCGGCAAACCAATTGGCGCGCTCCCAGCCCGCCAGTTCTCCCATCACCGCACCTTCTGCCTTTAGGGCATCGTGCAAGGGAGAGCGCCGGATGCCGCGCGCGGTCGCCTTCTGGCGGTAGGGAAAGTGGTCGGCATAGAGAAGACCCAGCGTCTCTTTCGATCGCTCGAAGAGATAGGTCTTGTTGCCCTGGAAAGGTTGCATGCGGGCGATGTCGACGTCACCAAGGTCGAACGGTTTTTCGCCCGTGTCCATCCATGCTGCAAGGGCCATCCCGGCACCGCCTGCCGACTGAATGCCGATGGAGTTGAAACCAGCGGCAACCCAGACGTTGTCCATCTGCGGCGCCAGGCCTAGGTGATAGGCGTCGTCAGGCGTGAAGCTCTCAGGGCCGTTGAAGAAGGTGTGAATGCCGGTTTCGGCGAGCAGGGGCATCCGGTTAACCGCCATTTCGAGGATGGGCTCGAAATGGTCGAAGTCTTCCGGCAACTGGTCAAACTCGAAGTCTTCCGAGATTCCATTCATGCCCCATGGCTTTGCCAAAGGTTCAAAAGCGCCCAGCAACATCTTGCCCGCGTCTTCCTTGTAGTAGGCACATTCCTCGGGCACGCGCAGCGTCGGCAATTGGGTCAGACCCGGCACTGTTTCCGTGACGATGTAAAAGTGCTCGCAGGCGTGAAGCGGAACGTTTACGCCCATCTGGCGTCCAACGTCGTGGCCCCACATGCCGGCACAATTGACCACGTGATCGCACACGATGGTGCCGCTTTCGCCGTTCGCCTCCCAGTTCACACTGGTGATGCGGCGGCCCTCCTTGCCGAAACCCGTCACCTTGGTGCGCTCAAGGATCTTTGCGCCGCGCATCTTCGCGCCCTTCGCCAGCGCAAGTGCGATATTGGCCGGGTCGCCTTGCCCGTCCTTGTCCAGATAGACGGCTGCCTTCACATCGGACGTGTTCACATGCGGATAGCGATTCAACAGCTCGGAGGGACTGATTTCCTCGACCTCGACGCCGAAAGCGCGTGCCATGGAAGCCTGGCGCAGGATTTCCTCCCGACGTTCGTCGGACAGGGCGACGGTGATCGACCCGTTGCGGCGAAAGCCGGTCGCGACTTCGGTTTCTTCCTCGAGTTTGCCGTAGAGTTCCTGGCTGTATTTTGCCAGACGGGTCATGTTCTGTGTCGCGCGCAGTTGCGCAATAAGCCCTGCGGCGTGCCAAGTTGTGCCTGACGTCAGTTGCTTACGCTCCAACAGGACAACATCTTTCCAGCCGAGTTGTGTCAAGTGATAGGCAACCGAGCAGCCGATTACGCCGCCGCCAACAATGACGACACGTGCTTTTTCAGGAGGAAAAGCCATTTCTACAATCCCTTAAGTGTCGCTCAGGCGCGGATGCGGATGTTGTCCGGGTCCCATAGGCAGGAGGTCTCCTGCACGGTGGCGCTTAACTGCTTTCCAAAAACTTCGACGGCGAGCTGTGTTCCGGGCTTGGCAGCATCGGTTTCGACCATGGCAATCGCGATGGCCGCGTCGGCGCGATAGCCATAGGCCGATGAGGTGACCTCGCCGACGCGTTTTCCGTTGGCAAAAACCGCTGCCATGTAGGGAGCGTCTTGCTCCCCCGGTTCAACGACAAGCGTGACCCGTTGCTTCAGCACTCCTTTTTCTGCCTCTGCAGCGAGCGCTTCCTTCCCGGGGAAATCTTGTTTCTTGTCGAGCCGGACAAAGCGGTCCAGGCCGGTTTCCAGGAGGCTGTAGTCAGTGGACAGATCCCCCTTCCAGGTCAGATAGCCTTTTTCGATCCGCATCGAGTTCAGGGCATACATGCCGAACGGCGTCGCTCCGGCGCCACGAATTGCATCGTAGATTGCAGGGGTATCTTCCGGCGATGCATGGACTTCCCAGCCCAGTTCTCCGGCAAAAGACACCCTTAGCAGGAGTGCCGGGCGGCCCGCGACTGTCGCGTTCTGATGGGTTAGCCATCCTAGCGACAAGTCTGCATCCGAAAGACCGGCGAGCAATTCGCGGGATTTGGGGCCCGTGACCAGCAGCGAGTTTACGTCCCTCGTGTGATCGACGAGCTTCAGCCCCTCCGGCAAATGCCGCCATAGAACCTCAAAATCGTGCCATTGGGCCGCAGCGGCTGTGATCAGGGTGAAGTGATCTTCGCCGTGGCGGATGCAGGACATCTCGGTCAAGGCGTGGCCGCGCGTGTCCGGAAAATAGAGAAGGTTCATTCGGCCGACCTTCGGAAGAGCCCCTGCGATCCTTCCGCGTAGCCACTCCGCGGCACCTTCGCCGCTTAGTTCAAAGCGGGAAAACCCGCAAATGTCTATGATACCGACGCCATCGCGCACGGCTTCGACTTCTTCGCGCACGTGCGGTTCCCACGGGCCGCTCCGGTTCCAGGTCTGCGTTGCTTCGTATGATGTGTCATCGCCCGGCTTGGCGAACCAGTTGGCGCGCTCCCAGCCGCCGTAGACCCCCATCTGCGCGCCGTCGGCAAGCAGGCGCTCGTGGACTGGTGACAGCTTCTTGTCTCGCGCGGCGGACCACTCGTGGTGGGGGAAGTGCATGGCATACTCATGACCATAGGTCTCGAGTGCCTTGCCGAGGTTATATTGAGGGTCTGTGTAATCGGTGTAGCGGCGTGGATCGACAGACCACATGTCCCATTCGGTGTGGCCATGCATGATCCACTCGGAAAGGACTTTGCCAGCTCCGCCCCCTTGAGCGATGCCGAAGGTGAAGCTGTGCGCCTCGAACGCGTTGGTAACGCCCGGCATGGGCCCAACCATTGGCAAACCGTCAGGCGCATAGGGAATGGGGCCGTTAATGTTGCGCTGAACCCCCTGCGATCCAAGGAGGGGGACGCGCTCCATGGCGTCCATGATGTACCACTCCAGGCGATCCAGATCGTCCGGATAGAGCTGGAAGCTGAAGTCATCAGGCATCGGATCATCCGCGTTCACCCAGGCCGCCTGACAATTGCGCTCATAGGGGCCGAGGTTCAGTGAATAAGTGTCCTGCCGCAGGTAGTAGGAACTGTCGACATCGCGCAGCAGAGGCAGCTTGCGACCATGTTCCTTGGTCCATGCCTCAACCTCGGGAATGGCCTCCGTCAGAAAATACTGATGGCTCATCACCGTCATGGGCACTTTACGTCCACCATGGGGCAGGAACCAGTCACCGACACGTGCCGCATAATAGCCTGCGGCGTTGACCACATAGTCGCAGCGGATGTCGCCCTTCTCGGTGTGCACGATCCACTCGCCGTTCGAGCGGGTGACGCCGGTGGCCGGTGTGAACCGCAAAATCGTTGCACCGTGCGCTCGCGCGCCGTTCGCCAGCGCTTGCGTGACCTGGCTTGGATCAATGTCGCCGTCGAGCGGGTCCCACAGACCTCCTTCGAGGTCGTGCGTCTCCAGGAAAGGGAAATGCTGTTGCAGTTCATCCGGCGTGCACATGTCCATGGTCAGGCCCATATGGGCGGCCATGCCGCGGACGCGCTCAAATTCCATCATGCGCTCGTGAGAATGCGCCAGCCGGATCGCGCCGGTCACATTGTAATTGATTGGATAATCGACTTCATCACCGAGCCCGCGGTAGAGCTCCAGCGAGTAGCGCTGCATGTTCAAGATGCCGTAGTTGGCGGCAAAATTCGGGCAGTTTCCTGCTGCGTGCCAGGTCGATCCTGCCGTGAGTTCGTTTTTTTCAAGCAGGACGCAATCGGACCATCCGGCTTTCGCCAGGTGGTAGAGCGCGGACACACCGACAATTCCACCGCCGATGATCACGACACGAGCTGTAGAGGGAAAGGTCATGGTCAAACCTCAATAGACAGGGGGAGAGATGACCCAAATGGCCAAAGCCGGGTCGTCATATGGATTGGCCCAGCGGTATTTCGAGCCCTTGATGCGGAAACTGTCGCCGGCCTGAATGGTGAACATCTGATCTGCGATCCAGATGTCTAGCGTGCCGGAAATGAGATAGACGACCTCGGAGGTCGCACGTTGGCGGCTTTTCTCAAGTGATGCGCCAGGCAGAAAGGTCGAATGAATGACTTCGAAATCATCGGTGAGATCCGGCGATACAAGCGCTTCGAAAAGACCGTTGTCACGTTCGCCGATTTCCCGGCGTGCGGACGCGCGCACCACCACACCGCGTTCCTGCTCAGGCGCCTCTGTGATGCCGAAGAACATGGAAATCGGCACATCGAGTATCCGGGCAAAATTGTGCAGGTCATCAACGGTTGGCGTCGAGAGATTGCGTTCCACCTGAGAAACCCAACCAACCGACTTGCCGACCGCCTTGGAAAGGTCCTCAAGCGTCATCTTGCGCGTAAGGCGCAGGGCGCGAATATCCTGTCCGATGCCTTTGTCTTCCGACATTTTTCCCTCGTGCGAAAACTGCTCGTGAAAATTATGCCTGTTTTTTCATTTCGTGAAGTGAAAAAATGCCCGATTTTTTCATATGCTCAAAATATGATCGTGCTGAGCAGCTTTTCATCAAGTTGAGTGGGCAAGTCCGCCAACGATTTTTGCACGGAACCAATGCGTGGGATCTGCTGTTTGGGACAGTGGTCGACCCGACGTTGGCGAATGCGAAGGGGTTTCTCGTGTGCCTTCGAGGGATTGCTTGCCATCGCGCTCCTGCTCGGCGGAGGGCTCTGTGCGCTTCAGGCCATGGCCGTATCGACAGGCTTTCCCTTTGCTGTCGTGCTGCTTCTCGCCTGTTACACGACTTACAAGGGGCTCGCCGACGAGCCGCGGTAGTCCGTAAGCGGGGGCGGTTCGACTTGCGCGCTGCCTCTTGCCTTTCAGGCCGCCCGCCACAGTTGAAGTCGAACGTTCTATTTATGTGAGGGTTCGATTTGACTGATCGTTTCGCCATCGTGATTGGAAGCTCTGGCGGCATCGGCAACGCCTTGTTGCAGACGTTGACCCGGGAGGGGGGCTATGACCGGGTGATCGGATTGAGCCGGTCTTCAGATCCGTCCATAGAGCTGACAGACGCAGGGACGATTGAAGCTGCGGCTGGCTGGCTTGGTCGGCAAGCGGGAGAACCCTGCCTGGTAATCGACGCGACCGGTGCCCTGACACTGGACGGACATCGTCCCGAGAAGAGCTGGCGAGATCTGGATCCGGCGGCGATGGCGCGTTCCCACGCGATCAATGCGATCGGTCCGGCGTTGATCATGAAGTCTTTTCTGCCGCTGCTCTCACGAGATCAGCGCAGCGTGTTTGCGACCTTGTCAGCGCGGGTCGGGTCGATTTCGGATAATCAGCTGGGTGGTTGGTACAGTTATAGGGCGGCCAAGGCGGCGCTCAATCAAATAGTGCGCTCTGCGTCGATCGAGCTGGCACGTAAGAACAATACGGCAGTTTGCGTTGCGCTTCACCCCGGCACGGTTCGCACGCCATTGACCGAGAGCTTCGCAAAATCGGGCCTGGAAGTTCAATCACCTGAAGTCGCAGCAGAGCGTTTGCTTCAGGTGATTGATGGTTTGAAACCGGAGCAGTCAGGCGGCTTTTTTGATCATCAAGGCGTTTCCATCCCGTTCTGATCTTTAGCCCCGTGCCGTTCAAACGGCGCTGGGCTTCACTTCGGCTGATAGAGTCTCGATAGATCAAAGGCATGAATGTCCTTCAATAGATCGACAAATCCCTGTGCCGCATGATCTAGGGACTTTTTCCCCTTTTCTGCGGCTGCGTTGGCTGCGTTTCCGAGTGCTCCTTTTGGAGACAGATCTTGCGCCTTCCATCCGAACTGTTGGG
The genomic region above belongs to Labrenzia sp. CE80 and contains:
- a CDS encoding RidA family protein, which produces MPHETERRLTEMGITLPRRPKPIGNYLPGVVVGNILYTSGTLGTQPDENDNDVLPHVGKVGSDLSIEEGYASARLMAINHLAMMKAVLGDLDRVKRIVKMIGYISCASGFTEPHLVLNGASDLFVALWGEENGKHARAALTQHELGLNAPVEADITIELHA
- a CDS encoding LysR family transcriptional regulator, translating into MLNRTACRYFLEVARHGSIRLAADRLHVSPSAISRQIAKLEREFEEQLVERRADGVRLTDAGHVIAKNFAAIIDQMDQIKDEISDLRKLKSGSVSIATVEGISDPFLSEQIRAFHKRFRAVEFRVRIRGRERVLEALEQHLCQIGFVYDHFTHPTIEIAGQWRQPLLALAPPSHPLAKSKQLDLTDIAPMPCVLPDDSFGIHHLIHRAYRRIEATPNAMLVADQLHFLIRHAIHSNAIVFVPLQAALREVEAGALVPLDLDCSEFDHRFIYAIVRRDQRRSPASQAFIETLSMAFPGHEKADNEMLARIRSAQA
- a CDS encoding XRE family transcriptional regulator, with protein sequence MSEDKGIGQDIRALRLTRKMTLEDLSKAVGKSVGWVSQVERNLSTPTVDDLHNFARILDVPISMFFGITEAPEQERGVVVRASARREIGERDNGLFEALVSPDLTDDFEVIHSTFLPGASLEKSRQRATSEVVYLISGTLDIWIADQMFTIQAGDSFRIKGSKYRWANPYDDPALAIWVISPPVY
- the purU gene encoding formyltetrahydrofolate deformylase — translated: MTRYCLTVTCPSRRGIVAAVSTFLADNGCNITDSSQFDDLDTDQFFMRIGFVSEQGSELEALSQAFAEIASDFGMTFEFHDENRKMKVLVMVSRFGHCLNDLLYRARIGALPVEIVAVISNHMDYQKVVVNADIPFHCIKVTKENKPEAEAAIMKVVEDTGAELVVLARYMQILSDAMCQKMSGRIINIHHSFLPSFKGANPYKQARERGVKLIGATSHYVTADLDEGPIIEQDIVRITHAQSAADYVSLGRDVESQVLARAIHAHANHRVFLNGNKTVVFPASPGSYSSERMG
- a CDS encoding FAD-dependent oxidoreductase translates to MAFPPEKARVVIVGGGVIGCSVAYHLTQLGWKDVVLLERKQLTSGTTWHAAGLIAQLRATQNMTRLAKYSQELYGKLEEETEVATGFRRNGSITVALSDERREEILRQASMARAFGVEVEEISPSELLNRYPHVNTSDVKAAVYLDKDGQGDPANIALALAKGAKMRGAKILERTKVTGFGKEGRRITSVNWEANGESGTIVCDHVVNCAGMWGHDVGRQMGVNVPLHACEHFYIVTETVPGLTQLPTLRVPEECAYYKEDAGKMLLGAFEPLAKPWGMNGISEDFEFDQLPEDFDHFEPILEMAVNRMPLLAETGIHTFFNGPESFTPDDAYHLGLAPQMDNVWVAAGFNSIGIQSAGGAGMALAAWMDTGEKPFDLGDVDIARMQPFQGNKTYLFERSKETLGLLYADHFPYRQKATARGIRRSPLHDALKAEGAVMGELAGWERANWFADEGQSAEYQYSWKRQNWFGNAEREHKAIRENVGIYDMSSFGKIRVDGPDAEAYLNHISASNLSVPTGKIVYSQFLNTRGGIEADVTVTRLSETAYLVVTPAATRLADQEWMRRNTGDYRVTLTDMTAAEAVICVMGPNTRTLLERVSPNDFSNGTNPFGTFQEIEIGMGLARAHRVTYVGELGWELYVSSDMAVHVFETLCAAGRDMDAKLCGLHMMDSCRIEKGFRHFGHDISSEDHILEAGLGFALKKTDVAYIGRDAVMRKREEGLQKRMVQFLLSDPEPLLYHAEPIIRDGAIVGYLTSGNYGHTLGAAVGMGYVPCEGQTAQDILASSYEIEIAGQRVSATPSLKPFYDPKSERVKV
- a CDS encoding SDR family NAD(P)-dependent oxidoreductase; the encoded protein is MTDRFAIVIGSSGGIGNALLQTLTREGGYDRVIGLSRSSDPSIELTDAGTIEAAAGWLGRQAGEPCLVIDATGALTLDGHRPEKSWRDLDPAAMARSHAINAIGPALIMKSFLPLLSRDQRSVFATLSARVGSISDNQLGGWYSYRAAKAALNQIVRSASIELARKNNTAVCVALHPGTVRTPLTESFAKSGLEVQSPEVAAERLLQVIDGLKPEQSGGFFDHQGVSIPF
- a CDS encoding FAD-dependent oxidoreductase, which encodes MTFPSTARVVIIGGGIVGVSALYHLAKAGWSDCVLLEKNELTAGSTWHAAGNCPNFAANYGILNMQRYSLELYRGLGDEVDYPINYNVTGAIRLAHSHERMMEFERVRGMAAHMGLTMDMCTPDELQQHFPFLETHDLEGGLWDPLDGDIDPSQVTQALANGARAHGATILRFTPATGVTRSNGEWIVHTEKGDIRCDYVVNAAGYYAARVGDWFLPHGGRKVPMTVMSHQYFLTEAIPEVEAWTKEHGRKLPLLRDVDSSYYLRQDTYSLNLGPYERNCQAAWVNADDPMPDDFSFQLYPDDLDRLEWYIMDAMERVPLLGSQGVQRNINGPIPYAPDGLPMVGPMPGVTNAFEAHSFTFGIAQGGGAGKVLSEWIMHGHTEWDMWSVDPRRYTDYTDPQYNLGKALETYGHEYAMHFPHHEWSAARDKKLSPVHERLLADGAQMGVYGGWERANWFAKPGDDTSYEATQTWNRSGPWEPHVREEVEAVRDGVGIIDICGFSRFELSGEGAAEWLRGRIAGALPKVGRMNLLYFPDTRGHALTEMSCIRHGEDHFTLITAAAAQWHDFEVLWRHLPEGLKLVDHTRDVNSLLVTGPKSRELLAGLSDADLSLGWLTHQNATVAGRPALLLRVSFAGELGWEVHASPEDTPAIYDAIRGAGATPFGMYALNSMRIEKGYLTWKGDLSTDYSLLETGLDRFVRLDKKQDFPGKEALAAEAEKGVLKQRVTLVVEPGEQDAPYMAAVFANGKRVGEVTSSAYGYRADAAIAIAMVETDAAKPGTQLAVEVFGKQLSATVQETSCLWDPDNIRIRA